The DNA region TGGGAGGGCCCGGGGTTATTCTGGGGGGCAATTAGGAGTGGTTGCAAGTGTGAGACTTGCCGATTGAGCGTCGGTTTGGCGTCCAGTAGCGAGCGCCTTGTCATGACTGGGCAGGAGCCCAGGTCTGAGACTGAAACCCTCCTCTTGAATCTCCGCCCGCGACAGGATCGGATCTTCGAGCAGAAGAGGGAGCTGGGAGAGGCGAGGGAATCGCTCCAGAGGTCGGAGGAGAGCGTGGCCGATCGTGACCGCAGGATTGAGGAActgcagaggctgatgggtggAATGGAAGAGGTGAGGAGTGTGTGGTCTGTGACACAGACCCGAGTCCGTCTGTCTGTATCCGCCATGGAAATGTACAAGGGCTTTGTTGTAACGCTATAGTTTGGCACCGACACCCACCtcccccttccctcccctcccctcccctcggAGACCCACGAGGGACAGGCTCTGTTCAAAATGAACccaaacaaattacaaacactGTCCGCCAGGGGAAGCAAAGCTATGGGGGATGGGAATGGCTTCTAAATTAATGAAGCCATGGGGGAATGATGCACTGCACGTCTTCAGTCATGggtcagaccagaccccctcCCTCAATAATATTTGAAGAAGTTAGCCTCGGTTCTTCTGCGTTTTAAGGTAAACGTAACGTGCTGTGTCCCAGATACAACGTGACCAGTCAAAACGTTAAAGCAGAACGCCATTTAGTTAACTCCTCATCCTTTTGTTGGTATTTTAGCCTAACTTTATTGGAACCTCAACAGAATAACAGACGCAGTGTTTAGTTAACTGGGTCCATGACAGTAACcgctccccaccccccctccttggCCAAAAGGTaggtccagggaaaaaaaaagggtttGTCTCACAGTTAACCGAGAGAGGGGAAAAAGGTGGTTTCCAAGCTCCAGCAGCCTCTGCCCTCTCGAGACCCCCAACTGTAAACCCAAAACTAAACTCGAAACCCTGGTTCTGCGAGAGCTGGCAACACCCGGCCagtctgcttctattgttccaacctttttTTTcaacccaaggcctcccaagctgtttactagACAGCTCAGCCCCACCGCCTTAAATCATCTCTTCGAAAATAATAACCAGGACGGAACAACCCCCAAAAGCCACAGCGCAGTGCCCGGAACTCCCTGTCACACGATAAGGCGTTTTCCTCAAAGGCATCTCTCCTGATTcggtgagggggtggtggggagagagtgagagagaggggcaATCAGCAGTCATGCTCTGACTGCACCACGTTCCCCCTCCCCCCTCTGATGTCCTGCAGCTGGGTTATCGGGGGCTATAATAGGTTTGGCTTGAGGCTAGACCTTCCACACGTGAGGCACGTCAATGGTGTgtggaggggcgggggggggggccgGGGGGGGGAGTGCAGGAACTAGGGANNNNNNNNNNNNNNNNNNNNNNNNNNNNNNNNNNNNNNNNNNNNNNNNNNNNNNNNNNNNNNNNNNNNNNNNNNNNNNNNNNNNNNNNNNNNNNNNNNNNNNNNNNNNNNNNNNNNNNNNNNNNNNNNNNNNNNNNNNNNNNNNNNNNNNNNNNNNNNNNNNNNNNNNNNNNNNNNNNNNNNNNNNNNNNNNNNNNNNNNNNNNNNNNNNNNNNNNNNNNNNNNNNNNNNNNNNNNNNNNNNNNNNNNNNNNNNNNNNNNNNNNNNNNNNNNNNNNNNNNNNNNNNNNNNNNNNNNNNNNNNNNNNNNNNNNNNNNNNNNNNNNNNNNNNNNNNNNNNNNNNNNNNNNNNNNNNNNNNNNNNNNNctcgctctctctcgctctctctctctcgctctctctctcgctctgtgtgtctctctctctctcgctctctctctctcgctctgtgtctctctctctctctcgctctctctctgtgtctctctctctctctctctctctctctctctctcgctctgtctgtctctctctcggtTTCTCCAAATAAACCTTCAACGAGTCGACCCACATTAAATAATTAATGACAAatgcacaaagtgctggagaaactcagcaggtctgtcagcatccacagaggcagagacagagagagagagagagagagagacacgcacAAAGACagcgagagacagacagagagagagagagacacacacacagacagaagaaCACAGAGCTAGGGTTTTTCCAAGTCTGATACAATTCCTCAGAGTTTGTGGCGCAATGTGACAGTAATGGACAGCAAGGAGGGGACgtggtgtggggggagagagggagggggttgAATTTGTGTGGAATGGGAGGGGTGAGTGAAAGGTCTCTCACAGGGAGCTCAGGAATAGAAAGTCCCACCAGGACCATTTTCTCTGTCACACTCCCCGACGGTTTCTGCCcctggtgggtgggggggggggcgcttCGAGGGGAAGGGGAGAGGCGCTGGGGGAGAAGCGAGCAGAAAACCAGTTGAATCTGGATTTTAACGGCCTCGTTCCGTTCCCGTTGGCAGGAACACCGAGTGCTGGCAGGGAGGATGACCGAGAACGAGCGCCAGTTGGAAGAGATGAGGGCGCAGAATCGCGCTGGCAAGACCGACCAACACAGGTAGGAAGGGGTGCTACCCGAATGCAGTGGCACCGACTGCCCCCACCCAGTTCTCCTCGGGCAATGCAGTGCTGCTGTGCTTGCAAGCGCTCTCCAGCAGGAGGTGCTGAAGGGTGACCCAGGGCAGCCAGCTCTCTGCCTTGTCCCGCCAGTCCGTGAAATCACGTCTGACCTGCATCGTAGCTCAGCAGTGCACAAGATACACGGCAGAAATTCACTCAAATCCTCAGgctacaccttccaaacccgcgaCCATCCGGAAAAGCAAGGggaagcaggtacatgggaacaccaccccctgcaagttcctctccgagCCCCTCACCCATCCCAACTTGGGAATATACCGGCCTTTCCTACGAGGTCAGAATCCTGGCAcgccctccctaatggcactgtgggtctacgCACAGGGAGCACAGGGATTCCAGTGCTTCAAGAGAGTGGTAAGAGAGAgacagtacggtggctcagtggttagcaccgctgcctcacggtgccaggcacccgggtttgattccatcctcaggtgtctgtctgtgtggagtttgcacattctcccccccatgtctgcgtgggtttcctccgggtgctccggtttcctcccacagtccaaagatgtgcaggttagggtgaattggccatgctaaattgtcccgtagtgtccatggatgtgcaggttagggtggattggccatgggaaattgtcccatagtgcccagggatgtgcaggtcagggtggattggccacgctaaattgtcccatagtgcccaggaatgtgcacgttagggtgggttggccagccatggggaattgtcccatagtgcccagggatgtacaggttagggtggattggccatgctaaattgtcccacagtgcccatggatgtgcaggttagggtggattggccgtgctaaattgtcccacagtgtccagggattaacaggttagggtgggttggccatgctaaattgtccggtagtgcccagggatgtgcaggttggggtggattggccatgctaaattgtcccatagtgcccagggatgtgcaggttagggtggataggccatggggaaatgcagggttatggggaataagggtaggggaatgggtctgggtgggatgctcttcggggggTGTCactgtggattcgatgggccgaatggtagGCCTGCACAACATAGGGACTCTGAGTTTGTGTGTAAGTTTTGCACTGGTGCTGTGTCAGTGGTTGCAGTCTCGCTCTGAAAGGTCTCAGCCCGGACTCCCTCCCTTGACCTGACAGGACAGATGGTGGTCACTAACCtgtttctcccccccccacccctctccttTTCCCAGGGTGTTGCAGctggagaaagaagcagagaaCCTGAGGGAGAAGATTTGTCACCTCAATGATATGTTGAAGAGCCAGCAGAGGAAAGTCAGGCAAATGATCAAGCAGGTGGGTGGGAGTCTGTCTCGCAGCTGTACGCACAaccctctccccccccctccctccgtGTGTACCTCTGTTACTTTATTTGTGTTTCCCTCCGTCtgtgtttctccttctctctcttccccatcccacttcgttctctgtgtctgtctttctctcccctcaaccctctctctctctctttctgactgtttaatctctctctccatcccccctctccatctctctctcactgtctctgtctgCTCTTTgtatctcctctctctccctgtctgtgtatctctttcttttccccctctccaccttcctctctatcCCTCTGTGTCCCTCTttctttcccccctctctctgtctgtgtttttctttctctctctccattcccacaCCCTATTtctttccctccctttctcccacctCCACATGTCTCTATCTCCTTCTCTTCCCTCCACCCCccaaactgtttttctctctttctgtcataTGCCTGGACAGGGTCGGACAGTCTGATACCCCTCCAGCCTACTACTCACCCTGGGATAGCCCAGGGTGTGGAGCTGTGCAGggaccctccgactgtgcccgctccctcagcgctgaccctccgacagcgcccgctaCCTCGGCGCTGACAATCCAAGTGAACGTAAAACTAAGACCTCCCCTCCTTCTGCAGGAGTCTTGCTCGGGTGAATGGAGGAGGGATCTGAACCCCACGATcctgtttgtttctctctctctctgtctagaTGCAGAGCTCCCGGACTCAGATCGAGGAGAAGGACCTGCTgattcagcagctacaggagcGGGTGGAGCATCTGGAGTCTGAGGTACACGGAATCATGGCACCGACAGGCACAATGATGGAAATTCCCCAGGACGGGAACCTGTGGGGGCTCAGCCGAGAGGGGGAGACTGGGATTGTTCcccgctgaccctccgacagcgcccgctccctcagcgctgaccctccgacagcgcccgctNNNNNNNNNNNNNNNNNNNNNNNNNNNNNNNNNNNNNNNNNNNNNNNNNNNNNNNNNNNNNNNNNNNNNNNNNNNNNNNNNNNNNNNNNNNNNNNNNNNNNNNNNNNNNNNNNNNNNNNNNNNNNNNNNNNNNNNNNNNNNNNNNNNNNNNNNNNNNNNNNNNNNNNNNNNNNNNNNNNNNNNNNNNNNNNNNNNNNNNNNNNNNNNNNNNNNNNNNNNNNNNNNNNNNNNNNNNNNNNNNNNNNNNNNNNNNNNNNNNNNNNNNNNNNNNNNNNNNNNNNNNNNNNNNNNNNNNNNNNNNNcccgctccctcagcactgaccctcccacagcacccactccctcagcactgactctcccacagcgcccactccctcagcactgaccttcccacagcgcccgctccctcaacactgaccttcccACAGcactcgctccctcagcactgaccctccgacagcgcccgctccctcagcactgacccttcgacagcacccactccctcagccctgaccctccgacagcacccactccctcagcactgaccctctgacagtgcccgctccctcagcactgaccctctgacagtgcccgctccctcagcactgaccctccgacagcaaaGGGGGACAGTGGGGAAGGGGGACTTTGTTGGGGGTACAGTTGATTGCCAGTCATCCTGAGGGACGGGCTGATTCCCAAACCATGGCGCTCTGACACGGACCGATAATGGTCAGAGCAGAACGAAACACCACATGCAAAAAAAATGTCTTGGGAAACTCTGaatgtctggggtggggggggaagagaggCTGGAGATTCTGGTGAGCTGACCCTTCAGGGTGAGCAAGGTTCTCCCGAAGGAATATCCCCCGTGCACACAGCCCTAATCTGAAACGCCCTCTCGCCCCAGACGCTCCCTCGGGCTCCGGGTTTGGCAAACGTAGCGTCCTTTTCCCCCCGCTGCTGCCTTCTCTTAACGTTTTCCTCCtcccctttctctccctctcccaccttCCCACGCAGAACCGAGAGATGCAAGACCGTCTGGAGTATGTGACCTCTCACAAGGTCTCTTCCTCCGCCACCTCCCAGCAATGCAATGGCCGAGTGGCCACAGACCCCCAGGTTATCTCCAGGTAAATGGGAACGGGGTGTGAGAGGGTGTTGGAGCTTGGAAAAGGGCCTTggggcaaatgggtctagattaaaatttgggatatctgggtcagcatggaccaatcggactgaagggtctgtttctctgcatctaacatggctttgtgcggggaaatcatgtctcacaaacttgattgagttttttgaagaagtaacaaagaggattgatgagggcagagcagtagatgtgatctatatggacttcagtaaggtgttcgacaaggttccccatgggagactgattagcaaggttagatctcatggaatacagggagaactagccatttggatacagaactggctcgaaggtaaagatagagggtggtggtggagggttgtttttcagactgaagaattgtgaccagtggagtgccacaaggatcggtgctgggcgcattacttttcatcatttatgtaaatgatttggatgtgagcataagaggtacagttagtaagtttgcagatgaccccaaatttggaggtgtagtggacagcgaagagggttacctcagattacaacaggatctggaccagatgggccaatgggctNNNNNNNNNNNNNNNNNNNNNNNNNNNNNNNNNNNNNNNNNNNNNNNNNNNNNNNNNNNNNNNNNNNNNNNNNNNNNNNNNNNNNNNNNNNNNNNNNNNNNNNNNNNNNNNNNNNNNNNNNNNNNNgaaagatgttgtgaaacttgaaagggttcagaaaagatttacaaggatgttgccagagttggagaacttgagctacagggagaggctgaacaggccggggctgttttccctggagcgtcggaggctgaggggtgatcttacagaggtctacaaaaccatgaggggcatggataggataaatagataaggtcttttccctgggatgggggagtccagaactagaagggcataggtttagggtgagaggggcaaaataTGAAAGAAACCCAAGGGGTactatttcatgcagagaatggtcagtgtattgaatgagctgccagaggaagtggtggaggctgatacaattgcaacatttaagaggcatttggatggggacatgaataggaagggtttggagggatatgggccgagtgctggcaggtgggaccagatttggttgggatatctggtcggcctggaccgaagggtctgtttccgtgctgtacatctttatgacgaGTCACTGGATTTGCAGTGGACAGTGATGGAAGGGAGTGTGGGATGATGGAGAGGAGACTTTCTGGTTGCAATTAGAGAGATGGCCCCGGGACACAAGTGATGGTGCTGAGCTCGTTAAACTGGGGTAATGCTGTCTTGGCTGCAGGTTCAGATGCCACCTTGGCATTTTGTcacaggggggtggggggtgggggtgttaaaaaggcatttagcacgcttgccttcatcgccCAGAcattggagtacaggagttggggacgTCAtcttggggttgtacaggacattggtgaggcctcgtctggagtgctgtgtccagttctggtcgccctgttacaggaaggagattattaaactggagagggttcagaagagatttaccagggtgatGCTCAgtgtggagggtttgagataaggataggctgggacttttaaaCATGAGGAGGCAACGTTTTTGGACagggagtggttcgtgtgtggaatgaactacctgcggaagtggtggatgtgggatgGTTACAACATTTGGTGAGGTACACGGATGggaagaaagatttagagggatatgggccaaatgctgggaaacggataatgttcattttcagaaacCCGGTCggcatagacttgttgggccgaagggcctgtttctgtgctggaggaTTCGATAAGTGCCAGTGACAGCCCACAAGAATTAGAGCCCCAGACAGTGCCTCTTTAAAATACTTTGCTTTCTCAAAAAAAGGTGAAGGAAATGAAAAGTTCCTTGTGTTTCTGTTCCCTCTGCCAGATACCCTCTGGGCTGCAGGAAACCCAAAGCCTTGGTACGAGTGCTAGAAACATCATGACAGCAGGAGCAGATCCGCTGGAAACCAACACACTTCCCTCAGTCAAACCTTGCTGCTGGCTATGTCGTCTCGGGTTTACTGTTGAGGGCAGAGTGACCGAATACTTCACTCGTGGAAGACTGAACTAACCCCCCAACATCGACAAACACTATGTGGGAGAGAGCTCCACATCCCCACACTCTCAAACTCCCTTGATGCTCCCTCAAACAGCACAGAGTTTGATGACAGACTATAAGTTGTCttacttttgttttaaactgaaaataaaaagctGCCTCTATACTGTCctcaccatcaaacactcccagggacagggacagcactgggttaggtacagagtaaagctccctctacactgttccccatcaaccTCTCCCAGCGTTGAGAGACTTGTACCCTGGAACTCAGGCCCATATTGACATGTTCTGCACAGCACTGATATCGCAGTGCTGCTGTTCTGGTCTAGAATTGGGAGATGGGACATGTACCAAAGTCACTAGGATAAAGCTCCCAATCCCCTTCTCTCCACACTGTTGCCCGGTCTGCCACACTCGAGGCTTTCAAGTTCAGTGTaaatatctttcagaatcactgttTTAAGATTTCAGTTCATTCTTCTATTTAAATTATTTCCTGTGTTTAAAACAGTCTGAACTGTTTGATGTGGTTTTGTTTGCGGGATGGATTAAACAGATTAATAAAAACACCAAAGCCAGCCTGTCTTGTACACTGCCAACGTGGTTTCTTTTAACAAGTCAACTCAGTACCAATAACAATACTGGCAGAATACACAGGACACCGTCATTGAAAATGACACTAAGGTAATTCCACACTGGAGTGCAGGCACTGAAGGGGGACAGAACAGCTTCCAGGATTTTAACAGAGACTTAAAGAATAGGCGACCCGTCCCCCAGCGTTGTACAGCGACAGACCCGTGCCCAGTGCAGGGTTAGTGATATGTAATAGCACAGACCGTATAAACAAGAGACTGCTTCATAAACCAGCCCAATggttaagggggggggggtgggggtgatgtcCTCATGGCGTGCTCTCCGGGGGGGTGGGATCGGACTGTGCCCCCTCACAGTCTGCTCTCCGGTCTGTCTTGGCGGTGGGGGGTGGGATCGGACTGTGCCCCCTCAGTCTGCTCTCCGGCCTGTGTTGGcggtgggatcagactgtgcccCTCATGGCGTGCTCTCCGGTCTGTCTTGGCGGTGGGGGGTGGGATCGGACTGTGCCCCCTCAGTCTGCTCTCCGGCCTGTGTTGGCGGTGGTGGGTGGGATCGGACTGTGCCCCCTCAGTCTGCTCTTCGGCCTGTGTGGggggtgggatcagactgtgcccCCCGGCctgtgttggtggtggggggtgggatcGGACTGTGCCCCTCATGGCGTGCTCNNNNNNNNNNNNNNNNNNNNNNNNNNNNNNNNNNNNNNNNNNNNNNNNNNNNNNNNNNNNNNNNNNNNNNNNNNNNNNNNNNNNNNNNNNNNNNNNNNNNNNNNNNNNNNNNNNNNNNNNNNNNNNNNNNNNNNNNNNNNNNNNNNNNNNNNNNNNNNNNNNNNNNNNNNNNNNNNNNNNNNNNNNNNNNNNNNNNNNNNNNNNNNNNNNNNNNNNNNNNNNNNNNNNNNNNNNNNNNNNNNNNNNNNNNNNNNNNNNNNNNNNNNNNNNNNNNNNNNNNNNNNNNNNNNNNNNNNNNNNNNNNNNNNNNNNNNNNNNNNNNNNNNNNNNNNNNNNNNNNNNNNNNNNNNNNNNNNNNNNNNNNNNNNNNNNNNNNNNNNNNNNNNNNNNNNNNNNNNNNNNNNNNNNNNNNNNNNNNNNNNNNNNNNNNNNNNNNNNNNNNNNNNNNNNNNNNNNNNNNNNNNNNNNNNNNNNNNNNNNNNNNNNNNNNNNNNNNNNNNNNNNNNNNNNNNNNNNNNNNNNNNNNNNNNNNNNNNNNNNNNNNNNNNNNNNNNNNNNNNNNNNNNNNNNNNNNNNNNNNNNNNNNNNNNNNNNNNNNNNNNNNNNNNNNNNNNNNNNNNNNNNNNNNNNNNNNNNNNNNNNNNNNNNNNNNNNNNNNNNNNNNNNNNNNNNNNNNNNNNNNNNNNNNNNNNNNNNNNNNNNNNNNNNNNNNNNNNNNNNNNNNNNNNNNNNNNNNNNNNNNNNNNNggggggggggggtgggatcgGACTGTGCCCCCTCACAGCGTGCTCTCCGGCCCGTGTtagcagtgggggggggggggtgggatcgGACTGTGCCCCCTCACAGCGTGCTCTCCGGCCCGTGTtagcagtgggggggggggggtgggatcgGACTGTGCCCCCTCACAGCGTGCTCTCCGCCCCCTGTtagcagtgggggggggggggtgggatcgGACTGTGCCCCCTCACAGCGTGCTCTCCGGCCCGTGTtagcagtgggggtgggggtgggatcgGACTGTGCCCCCTCACAGCGTGCTCTCCGGCCCGTGTTAGCGGGTGGGGGTGGGATCGGACTGTG from Chiloscyllium plagiosum isolate BGI_BamShark_2017 unplaced genomic scaffold, ASM401019v2 scaf_10112, whole genome shotgun sequence includes:
- the LOC122546547 gene encoding tuftelin-like; protein product: MTGQEPRSETETLLLNLRPRQDRIFEQKRELGEARESLQRSEESVADRDRRIEELQRLMGGMEEEHRVLAGRMTENERQLEEMRAQNRAGKTDQHRVLQLEKEAENLREKICHLNDMLKSQQRKVRQMIKQMQSSRTQIEEKDLLIQQLQERVEHLESENREMQDRLEYVTSHKVSSSATSQQCNGRVATDPQVISRYPLGCRKPKALVRVLETS